The following nucleotide sequence is from Streptomyces pactum.
GAAGACCTGTCGCGGATGGCGGAGCTGGTCGAGCAGTACGCAGACCTTCCGCTGGGAGCGGCGGACGCCTCCGTGGTCGCTGTCGCGGAAAGGCTCGGAGCGATCGACGTCGCCACGATCGACCTTCGGCACTTCCACGTCGTCCGTCCGAAGCACGCTCAGGCGCTGACGCTGCTGCCCTGATGAGGCCCGGCCGACGCGGCGGGCGAACTCCTCAGGGGGCCGCCGGCCGCGGGGTCGGCTCGCTCCACGACACCCTCCGGTCGGCGGGGTGGTGCCTATTCTGGCCCGCATGGACGTTCCCACCGTGACCGTGGCCGCCGGGGTGCGGCTGCGCCCGCTCGTCCCGGAGGACGCCGGGGCCCTGTGCGACGCCTACGTACGGAACCGGGAGCACCTGCGGCGCTGGGAGCCGGTCCGGGCCGCCCGCTTCCACACCCCCGAGGGCCAGGCCGACCGCATCCGCGACCAGCTCGCGCAGCAGGCCGAGGGCCGGCTGGCGGCGTGGGTGCTGGACGACGGCGAGCGGATCGTCGGCACCGCCACCCTGAACAGCATCGTCCTGGGCCCCCTGCGCAGCGCCTCCCTCGGCTACTGGATCGACGGCGGCCTCACCGGCCGGGGGCTGGCCACCGCCGCCACGCTGGCGGTCCTCGGCATCGCCGACGAGCGGCTCGGCCTGCACCGGGTGGAGGCGAGCACGCACGTGGCGAACACCGCGTCGCAGCGGGTCCTGGCCAAGTGCGGCTTCGAGCGGATCGGGCTCGCGCCCCGCTACCTCCACATCAACGGGGAGTGGGCCGACCACATCCTCTTCCAGCACATCCTGAACGACCGCCGCCCGCCCGGATAGGCCGGCGGGCCCCTCAGGCGGCGCCGTCGGTGGCACGCGGGCGCGGCGGGGCCCCGGCCGCGGTGTCCCAGGCGCGCCGCTCGGCGTGGTGAAGCCAGTTCAGGTACCACCGCGCGAACGGCACCGGCCCGGTCCCGCCCGGCAGCCGGAGCGGCACCACCCCCTCGCCGACCGCCCGGACGTCCTCCCAGACCGTGCCGAGGTGGGGGCCGTTGATCACGAGCAGGTTGTAGTACGCGCAGCCCCGCTCGCCGATGCAGAGGGTGCCGTCGGTGAGGGCGTCGTGCAGCTCGTCGGCGCGGGCGTCCCAGAGCTGGTACGCGGCGAGGAAGGCGGCCTCGTCGGCGTAGTCGTCCCGCTCCGGCTCGCCGCTCTCCAGCTCGGCCGTCAGCTCGGGCCGGAACGGGGGCTCGGGCGAGGGCGGGGTGTCCGGGCCGGGCGGTCGCAGCGGGAAGAGCCCGTAGTCCGGCCCCGCGCCGCCGGCCCCCACCTCCAGCAGGAAGCTCCGGTACTCCGCGGGCAGCTCGACGGCGAGCGACCGCTCCACCGCCCGCACCTCCGCCTCGGTGAGGACCGGCAGCAGCTCGAAGCCGTGGCCGCCGCCGCGAGGCGACTCGGCGCCGAACACCTCCGTCCGGCCCGGCGCCTCCCGCAGCGCCAGCACCCGCTCGCGGACGCCCGTCCAGATGCCGTCCATGAGTCCTCCCCCGGTGATCACGTCCGGGGGTGAACGGTACGCGGCGGTGGCGAGGGCGGGGCGCGGGGACGGCGGTTCCCGCTCCGGGTCGCAGCTCGGCGGCCCGGCAGGCGGGTCAGTCCTCGTCGGCAGCCCTCTGCGAGAGCGCATGGGCGAGATTGCCGCGGACCGTTGCTGTCAGCGGGTGGCCCTCGCCGAGCACCCGGACGCAGTCGGTGAGCGTCTGCTCGTACA
It contains:
- a CDS encoding GNAT family N-acetyltransferase is translated as MDVPTVTVAAGVRLRPLVPEDAGALCDAYVRNREHLRRWEPVRAARFHTPEGQADRIRDQLAQQAEGRLAAWVLDDGERIVGTATLNSIVLGPLRSASLGYWIDGGLTGRGLATAATLAVLGIADERLGLHRVEASTHVANTASQRVLAKCGFERIGLAPRYLHINGEWADHILFQHILNDRRPPG
- a CDS encoding SMI1/KNR4 family protein, with protein sequence MDGIWTGVRERVLALREAPGRTEVFGAESPRGGGHGFELLPVLTEAEVRAVERSLAVELPAEYRSFLLEVGAGGAGPDYGLFPLRPPGPDTPPSPEPPFRPELTAELESGEPERDDYADEAAFLAAYQLWDARADELHDALTDGTLCIGERGCAYYNLLVINGPHLGTVWEDVRAVGEGVVPLRLPGGTGPVPFARWYLNWLHHAERRAWDTAAGAPPRPRATDGAA